A single region of the Roseivivax sp. THAF197b genome encodes:
- a CDS encoding 3-hydroxybutyryl-CoA dehydrogenase — protein MEIKTVGVVGAGQMGNGIAHVMAVAGYDVLLNDISADALKAATDLIGKNLDKQVKREKISAEDRDAALARIKTTQELTDLGQSDLVIEAATEREEVKHKIFETLVPALKADTILTSNTSSISITRLASRTDRPERFMGFHFMNPVPIMSLVELIRGIQTDQATYEACLGVVNKLGKTAASAEDFPAFIVNRILMPMINEAAYTLLEGVGNVSSIDEAMKLGANHPMGPLELADFIGLDTCLAIMNVLHDGLGDTKYRPCPLLSKYVEAGWLGRKTQRGFYDYRGETPVPTR, from the coding sequence ATGGAGATCAAGACGGTGGGCGTCGTAGGCGCCGGACAGATGGGCAACGGCATCGCGCATGTGATGGCCGTGGCAGGCTATGACGTCTTGCTGAATGATATCAGTGCCGACGCGCTCAAGGCCGCGACGGATCTGATCGGGAAGAACCTCGACAAGCAGGTCAAGCGCGAGAAGATCTCGGCGGAGGATCGCGACGCGGCGCTTGCCCGGATCAAGACCACGCAGGAACTGACCGATCTGGGGCAATCCGATCTGGTGATCGAAGCCGCGACCGAACGCGAAGAGGTCAAGCACAAGATCTTCGAGACGCTCGTGCCTGCGCTGAAGGCCGACACGATCCTGACCTCCAACACGTCCTCCATCTCGATCACAAGGCTCGCGAGCCGCACGGACCGGCCCGAACGCTTCATGGGGTTCCACTTCATGAACCCCGTGCCGATCATGTCGCTGGTGGAGCTGATCCGCGGCATCCAGACCGATCAGGCGACTTACGAGGCCTGCCTTGGCGTGGTGAACAAACTCGGCAAGACTGCAGCCTCGGCCGAAGATTTCCCCGCCTTCATCGTCAACCGCATCCTGATGCCGATGATCAACGAAGCGGCCTATACGCTTCTGGAAGGCGTGGGCAACGTGTCGTCCATCGACGAGGCGATGAAGCTCGGGGCGAACCATCCGATGGGCCCGCTCGAACTGGCCGATTTCATCGGGCTCGACACCTGCCTTGCGATCATGAACGTGCTGCATGACGGGCTGGGCGATACTAAATACCGCCCCTGCCCGCTGCTCTCGAAATATGTCGAAGCCGGATGGCTTGGCCGCAAGACACAACGCGGCTTTTACGATTATCGCGGGGAGACGCCGGTTCCGACGCGCTGA
- a CDS encoding DUF6473 family protein, translating into MYSNDIRGGLDYGLCRHGKSRVRFRGPIPDLGGDYLACLGGSETFGRFHPDPWPQLLGDHLGAPIVNFGQVNAGLDLFLQDPEVLRIASAAKLCVMQVIGAQNMSNRFYTVHPRRNDRFVKASDTLVMLYPDVDFSQIAFTGALMSTLFDTSPERFEVVVREVQVAWVSRMRLILGHLPPPVHLLWFAEKPPPKTARAALIPPLQDPTFVTREMLGSLASRTGGLVEVIEPAAEHCTKGMVYSEFDAMIAAGMLSAKAHEQAAQVLSDTLRDSWAAPRKERGDL; encoded by the coding sequence ATGTATAGCAACGACATTCGCGGCGGCCTCGATTACGGGCTATGCCGCCACGGCAAGAGCCGGGTGCGATTCCGCGGCCCGATCCCCGACCTCGGGGGGGATTACCTCGCCTGTCTGGGCGGGTCGGAAACCTTCGGGCGATTCCATCCCGATCCGTGGCCACAGCTTCTTGGCGATCATCTGGGCGCGCCGATCGTAAATTTCGGGCAGGTGAATGCAGGCCTCGATCTCTTTCTGCAGGACCCCGAGGTGCTGCGCATCGCGTCCGCGGCGAAGCTCTGCGTGATGCAGGTGATCGGTGCGCAGAACATGTCGAACCGGTTCTACACCGTGCATCCAAGGCGCAATGACCGCTTCGTGAAGGCCTCCGATACCTTGGTGATGCTGTATCCGGATGTGGATTTCAGCCAGATCGCCTTCACTGGCGCATTGATGAGCACGCTGTTCGACACCTCGCCGGAGCGGTTCGAAGTGGTGGTGCGCGAAGTGCAGGTGGCCTGGGTGTCACGGATGCGCCTGATCCTCGGGCACCTGCCGCCTCCGGTTCATCTGCTGTGGTTCGCGGAAAAACCCCCGCCGAAGACCGCGCGGGCGGCGCTGATCCCGCCGCTGCAGGACCCTACCTTCGTCACGCGCGAGATGCTGGGCAGCCTGGCGTCCCGGACGGGCGGCCTTGTGGAGGTGATAGAACCCGCGGCGGAGCATTGCACGAAGGGCATGGTCTACTCCGAATTCGATGCGATGATCGCTGCGGGCATGCTGAGCGCGAAAGCGCATGAGCAGGCGGCACAGGTCCTGTCTGACACGCTGCGCGACAGCTGGGCGGCGCCCCGCAAGGAACGTGGGGATTTGTGA
- a CDS encoding electron transfer flavoprotein subunit alpha/FixB family protein gives MAVLLIAEINDGALSHDATAKAVTAAKALGDVTLLAVGASAKDAAAEAAKIDGVSKVLVAEDALYGHRLAEPVASLIVSLAGDYDHIAAPATTDAKNILPRVAALLDVMILTDVTGVVDADTFERPIYAGNAVQTVKSSDPKKVLTIRTSTFDAAGEQGACAIEDVAAADNPGVSEWVEDKVAESDRPELTSAGIVVSGGRGVGSEENFAVIEKLADKLGAAVGASRAAVDSGFAPNDWQVGQTGKVVAPDLYIACGISGAIQHLAGMKDSKVIVAINKDEEAPIFQVADYGLVGDLFDVVPELTEKL, from the coding sequence ATGGCTGTTCTTCTGATCGCTGAAATCAACGACGGTGCGCTGTCGCATGATGCGACCGCGAAGGCCGTGACCGCCGCGAAGGCGCTGGGTGACGTGACCCTTCTGGCCGTGGGCGCCTCCGCCAAGGATGCGGCCGCCGAGGCTGCGAAGATCGATGGCGTCTCCAAGGTGCTGGTCGCCGAGGATGCGCTTTACGGTCATCGTCTGGCAGAACCGGTCGCGTCCCTGATCGTGTCGCTTGCGGGTGATTACGACCACATCGCCGCACCTGCGACCACGGATGCCAAGAACATCCTGCCGCGCGTCGCCGCGCTTCTCGACGTGATGATCCTGACCGATGTGACCGGCGTGGTCGATGCCGACACGTTCGAGCGTCCGATCTATGCGGGCAACGCGGTGCAGACGGTCAAGTCGTCGGATCCCAAGAAGGTCCTGACCATCCGGACCTCGACCTTCGACGCCGCTGGCGAACAAGGCGCCTGCGCGATCGAGGATGTGGCAGCCGCGGACAATCCGGGCGTGTCGGAATGGGTCGAAGACAAGGTTGCCGAAAGCGACCGTCCCGAGCTGACCTCGGCCGGGATCGTCGTCTCGGGTGGCCGCGGCGTCGGCTCCGAAGAGAACTTCGCGGTGATCGAAAAGCTCGCGGACAAGCTTGGCGCCGCCGTCGGTGCCTCGCGCGCCGCGGTCGATTCGGGCTTTGCGCCCAACGACTGGCAGGTGGGTCAGACCGGCAAGGTCGTGGCACCGGATCTCTACATTGCCTGCGGTATCTCCGGTGCGATCCAGCACCTCGCCGGCATGAAGGATTCGAAGGTGATCGTCGCGATCAACAAGGACGAAGAAGCGCCGATCTTCCAGGTCGCGGATTACGGCCTTGTGGGCGATCTCTTCGACGTTGTGCCCGAGCTGACGGAAAAGCTCTGA
- a CDS encoding electron transfer flavoprotein subunit beta/FixA family protein, whose amino-acid sequence MKVLVPVKRVIDYNVKVRVKADGSGVDLANVKMSMNPFDEIAVEEAIRLKEAGKADEVIVVSIGVKQAQETLRTGLAMGADRAILVNAADDVHNDIEPLSVAKILAKVIEEEQPGLVICGKQAIDNDLNATGQMLAALTGWAQATNANTLEIDGDHAVVAREVDGGLQTIKVKLPAIVTTDLRLNEPRYASLPNIMKAKKKPLDEKTPADYGVDVAPRLEIVKTSEPEERAAGEMVGSVDELVTKLKDKGVV is encoded by the coding sequence ATGAAGGTACTCGTGCCTGTCAAACGGGTGATCGACTACAACGTGAAGGTTCGCGTGAAAGCGGACGGATCCGGCGTCGATCTGGCCAATGTGAAAATGTCGATGAACCCCTTCGACGAGATTGCCGTCGAAGAGGCGATCCGCCTGAAGGAAGCCGGGAAGGCCGACGAGGTCATCGTCGTCTCCATCGGCGTGAAGCAGGCGCAGGAAACGCTGCGCACCGGCCTCGCAATGGGCGCGGATCGCGCGATCCTCGTGAATGCCGCGGATGACGTGCACAACGACATCGAGCCTCTCTCGGTCGCGAAGATCCTCGCCAAGGTCATCGAGGAAGAGCAGCCGGGCCTCGTGATCTGCGGCAAGCAGGCCATCGACAACGACCTGAATGCGACCGGCCAGATGCTGGCGGCACTGACGGGCTGGGCACAGGCCACGAACGCCAACACGCTCGAGATTGATGGCGATCACGCCGTGGTCGCGCGCGAGGTGGATGGCGGCCTGCAGACCATCAAGGTCAAGCTGCCCGCCATCGTCACCACCGACCTGCGCCTGAACGAGCCGCGCTACGCATCGCTGCCGAACATCATGAAGGCGAAGAAGAAGCCGCTCGATGAGAAGACGCCCGCCGATTACGGCGTCGATGTCGCGCCGCGCCTCGAGATCGTGAAAACCTCGGAGCCCGAAGAGCGCGCCGCAGGCGAAATGGTGGGTTCGGTCGACGAACTCGTGACCAAGCTGAAAGACAAGGGGGTCGTGTAA
- a CDS encoding M48 family metallopeptidase, which translates to MTETIIRVGPRPAIYQGRATFFDGMSPVPHDVALGIDEVAGALVFEAGGDAYGWPLDDVREVPDQAGGDLFVLRLKGDPLAQLVLGDRDLAPRLPNRKRRAPTANRGRIARWAAAALGSVALIIFVLVPIMADQLARFIPPEGERALGEVTLNQIRNALGPDSVAPVAFCEDPDGMAALDTIRDRLAGGTPLPQDLSVHVLDHEMVNAFALPGGFIVFFRGLIDAAETPEEIAAVFAHEVGHVVSRDPTRHALRSAGSIGVLGLILGDFAGGAAVLFLTERLIEARYSQAAETGADVFAYGMLERADISPAALGAMFERFRDMGGEPPAIMTHFMSHPELSERIEGAEAAVPEGFDPAPLLSESQFRALKGICD; encoded by the coding sequence ATGACCGAGACGATCATCCGCGTCGGTCCGCGCCCCGCGATCTATCAGGGCCGCGCGACATTCTTCGACGGGATGTCACCCGTGCCGCATGACGTGGCACTCGGTATCGACGAGGTCGCGGGCGCGCTCGTGTTCGAGGCGGGCGGCGACGCCTATGGCTGGCCTTTGGACGACGTGCGCGAAGTGCCCGATCAGGCGGGGGGCGATCTTTTCGTGCTGCGTCTCAAGGGCGATCCACTGGCGCAGCTTGTTCTGGGCGACCGCGATCTCGCGCCGCGCCTGCCCAACCGCAAAAGGCGCGCGCCCACGGCGAATCGGGGCCGGATCGCCCGTTGGGCCGCAGCGGCGCTTGGCTCTGTCGCCCTGATCATCTTCGTGCTGGTGCCGATCATGGCCGACCAACTGGCCCGGTTCATCCCGCCCGAGGGCGAGCGCGCCTTGGGCGAGGTCACGCTGAACCAGATCCGCAACGCGCTCGGCCCGGACAGCGTCGCACCCGTTGCCTTCTGCGAAGATCCCGACGGCATGGCGGCCCTCGATACTATCCGTGACCGGCTGGCAGGCGGTACACCCCTGCCGCAGGACCTTTCGGTGCATGTGCTCGACCACGAGATGGTCAACGCCTTCGCGCTTCCGGGCGGCTTCATCGTGTTCTTCCGCGGTCTGATCGACGCCGCCGAGACGCCCGAGGAGATCGCCGCCGTCTTCGCCCATGAGGTCGGCCATGTGGTCAGCCGCGATCCGACGCGCCATGCGCTGCGCTCTGCGGGCTCCATCGGGGTTCTGGGATTGATCCTCGGCGATTTCGCGGGCGGTGCGGCGGTTCTGTTCCTGACCGAGCGACTGATCGAGGCGCGCTACAGCCAGGCCGCCGAGACCGGAGCCGACGTTTTCGCCTATGGCATGCTTGAACGCGCCGACATCTCGCCCGCGGCATTGGGCGCGATGTTCGAACGATTCCGCGACATGGGCGGCGAGCCGCCTGCGATCATGACCCATTTCATGAGCCATCCCGAACTGTCGGAGCGCATCGAAGGCGCCGAGGCCGCCGTGCCAGAAGGCTTCGATCCGGCACCCCTGCTAAGCGAATCCCAATTCCGCGCGCTGAAAGGCATCTGCGACTGA
- a CDS encoding DUF898 family protein, whose protein sequence is METDFAGRRGPLLALALKTGFLTVLTLGIYRFWMKTRLRRWYWSAIRPGGHPLEYVGDPWEKLLGFLIAVVILAFYIGVVNLILMFVSFSLFQGNVAAYGLSFLGVIPLWFYAQYRARRYILARTRWRGVRFALAPGAWGYAFRALGHWIVTILSLGLLWPRMTFWLEKYKTDRTYFGTARLVQEGRWTMLYPALKWIGIAIGLALLSTGLGFAEQPGAAAASGVAAALAGLYGVVYYRVETLRLLTETKRMGDVRLHFTPSAMKVLLIFGFGYLGTLAILALPTIFLGVAILGLQAADMLADMGAGDALPWLEALPPYTLIALSAGLYFAIFLMWSALTQIFVTMPLIRHYALRIAIGTPDGLAKVRQRPRDEAEQAEGFAEALDVGASI, encoded by the coding sequence CTGGAGACGGACTTTGCCGGGCGGCGCGGCCCGCTTCTGGCGCTGGCGCTCAAGACCGGCTTCCTGACGGTTCTCACGCTCGGCATCTACCGCTTCTGGATGAAGACGCGCCTGCGCCGCTGGTACTGGTCGGCGATCCGGCCCGGGGGTCATCCGCTCGAATACGTAGGCGATCCCTGGGAGAAGCTTCTGGGCTTTCTGATCGCCGTGGTGATCCTCGCCTTCTATATCGGCGTGGTGAACCTGATCCTGATGTTCGTCAGCTTCTCGCTGTTTCAGGGCAATGTCGCGGCCTATGGCCTGAGCTTTCTGGGCGTCATCCCGCTGTGGTTCTATGCGCAATATCGCGCGCGCCGTTATATCCTCGCCCGGACTCGCTGGCGCGGCGTACGCTTTGCCCTGGCGCCCGGGGCGTGGGGTTACGCGTTCCGCGCGCTCGGCCATTGGATCGTGACGATCCTGAGCCTTGGCCTTCTCTGGCCGCGCATGACCTTCTGGCTGGAGAAATACAAAACCGACCGGACCTATTTCGGCACGGCGCGCCTCGTGCAGGAGGGCCGTTGGACCATGCTCTACCCCGCGCTGAAATGGATCGGGATCGCCATCGGGCTGGCCCTCCTGAGCACGGGGCTCGGCTTTGCCGAGCAGCCGGGGGCCGCGGCGGCGAGCGGTGTGGCCGCCGCGCTCGCAGGGCTGTACGGCGTGGTTTATTACCGCGTCGAGACGCTGCGCCTTCTGACCGAGACGAAACGCATGGGCGATGTGCGACTGCATTTCACCCCCTCCGCCATGAAGGTGCTGCTGATCTTCGGCTTCGGCTATCTGGGCACGTTGGCCATCCTCGCGCTGCCCACGATCTTTCTGGGCGTGGCAATCCTGGGCCTGCAGGCCGCGGACATGCTGGCCGACATGGGTGCGGGCGATGCGCTGCCCTGGCTTGAGGCGCTGCCGCCCTACACGCTGATCGCGCTCAGCGCCGGGCTTTATTTCGCGATCTTCCTGATGTGGTCCGCACTCACGCAGATCTTCGTGACGATGCCCCTGATCCGACATTACGCGCTGCGGATTGCCATCGGCACGCCGGACGGTCTTGCGAAGGTGCGCCAGCGCCCGCGCGACGAAGCGGAACAGGCCGAGGGCTTTGCCGAAGCACTGGATGTGGGGGCGTCGATATGA
- a CDS encoding DNA topoisomerase IV subunit A produces MDDDALDPNINPRNVAEPLRRAIGDRYLTYALSTIMHRALPDARDGLKPVHRRILYAMRRLRLSATGGFLKSAKISGDTMGDFHPHGDAAIYDAMARLAQDFAVRYPLVDGQGNFGNIDGDNPAASRYTEARMTVMAEALLNGLDENAVDFRPNYDGRLEEPVVLPASYPNLLANGASGIAVGMATNIPPHNIAELIDACLHLIKTPDARDETLLNYIPGPDFPTGGTIVEPRENIAEAYRTGRGSFRLRAKWQVEKLDRGTWQVIVTEIPYQVQKSKLVERLAELIQTKKVPILADIRDESAEDIRMVLEPRSKNVDPDVLMGMLFKNSDLEVKFSLNMNVLIDGVTPQVCSLKEVLRAFLDFRRDVLIRRSQHRMEKIDHRLEVLEGLIVAFLNLDRVIDIIRYDDDPKAALCREDWGRDHVRATDERDYASPPPAASDDALGLTEVQAEAILNMRLRSLRRLEEMELVAERDRLMEERAGLEDLLDSEDLQWGSIATELRETKKRFGKDYTGGTRRTDFAEATAIEDVPIEAMIEREPITVVCSQMGWVRAMTGHIDLNRELKFKDGDGPRFIFHAETTDRLLVAGSNGRFYTMSAATLPGGRGMGEPLRLQVDLPNEAEILDILVHKPGRKLLVASSAGDGFVVPEDEVVAQTRAGKQVLNVRGDVKARVIKPVTGDAVAVVGENRKVLVFPLDELPEMGRGKGVRLQKYKDGGLSDATTFTLDEGLSWRDPAGRTRTVERPELDEWIAKRAASGRMAPRGFPRDNTFT; encoded by the coding sequence ATGGATGATGACGCGCTCGACCCCAATATAAACCCTCGGAACGTGGCAGAACCGCTGCGCCGTGCCATCGGCGACCGCTATCTGACCTATGCGCTTTCGACGATCATGCACCGCGCGCTGCCGGATGCGCGGGACGGGCTGAAGCCGGTGCATCGGCGCATCCTCTACGCGATGCGGCGGCTGCGGCTGAGCGCGACGGGCGGCTTCCTGAAATCCGCCAAAATCTCTGGCGATACGATGGGGGATTTCCACCCTCACGGCGATGCCGCGATCTATGACGCGATGGCGCGCCTCGCGCAGGATTTCGCGGTGCGTTACCCGCTGGTCGACGGTCAGGGCAATTTCGGCAATATCGACGGCGATAACCCCGCCGCCTCGCGCTACACCGAAGCGCGCATGACGGTCATGGCCGAGGCGCTTCTGAACGGGCTCGACGAGAACGCGGTCGATTTCCGCCCGAACTACGACGGCCGCCTCGAAGAGCCGGTCGTTCTGCCCGCCTCCTACCCGAACCTTCTGGCCAACGGTGCCTCGGGCATCGCGGTGGGCATGGCCACGAATATTCCGCCGCACAACATCGCGGAGCTGATCGATGCCTGCCTGCACCTGATCAAGACGCCCGATGCCCGCGACGAGACGCTTCTGAACTACATTCCCGGACCTGATTTTCCCACCGGCGGAACCATTGTCGAGCCGCGCGAGAACATCGCCGAGGCCTACCGCACGGGTCGGGGGTCGTTCCGCCTGCGCGCCAAGTGGCAGGTGGAGAAGCTGGATCGCGGCACCTGGCAGGTCATCGTCACGGAGATCCCGTATCAGGTCCAGAAGTCCAAGCTGGTCGAACGGCTGGCCGAGCTCATACAGACCAAGAAAGTGCCGATCCTCGCCGATATCCGCGACGAAAGCGCCGAGGATATCCGCATGGTGCTGGAGCCGCGTTCGAAGAACGTGGACCCGGACGTGCTGATGGGGATGCTGTTCAAGAACTCCGATCTGGAGGTCAAGTTCAGCCTCAACATGAACGTGCTGATCGACGGGGTGACGCCGCAGGTCTGTTCGCTGAAAGAGGTGCTGCGCGCCTTTCTTGATTTCCGCCGCGACGTGCTGATCCGGCGCTCGCAGCATCGGATGGAGAAGATCGACCACCGGCTCGAAGTGCTCGAAGGCCTGATCGTGGCCTTCCTGAACCTCGACCGGGTGATCGACATCATCCGCTACGACGACGATCCCAAGGCCGCGCTCTGCCGCGAGGATTGGGGCCGCGATCATGTCCGTGCAACCGATGAGCGCGACTATGCCTCCCCGCCGCCTGCCGCCTCCGATGATGCACTGGGGCTGACGGAAGTGCAGGCCGAGGCGATTCTCAACATGCGCCTGCGCAGCTTGCGCCGCTTGGAGGAGATGGAACTCGTCGCCGAACGCGACCGCCTGATGGAGGAACGCGCGGGCCTCGAGGATCTGCTCGACAGCGAAGACCTGCAATGGGGCAGCATCGCCACGGAGCTGCGCGAGACCAAGAAGCGCTTCGGCAAGGATTATACCGGCGGCACACGGCGCACCGATTTCGCCGAGGCGACCGCGATCGAGGACGTGCCGATCGAAGCCATGATCGAGCGCGAGCCAATCACCGTCGTCTGTTCGCAGATGGGCTGGGTGCGCGCGATGACCGGCCATATCGACCTCAATCGCGAGCTGAAGTTCAAGGATGGCGACGGGCCGCGCTTCATCTTCCACGCCGAGACCACGGATCGTCTGTTGGTCGCGGGCTCGAACGGCCGCTTCTACACGATGTCGGCGGCGACCCTGCCGGGCGGGCGTGGCATGGGCGAGCCCCTGCGTCTTCAGGTGGATCTGCCCAACGAGGCGGAGATCCTCGACATCCTCGTGCACAAGCCCGGGCGCAAGCTGCTGGTCGCCTCCTCGGCAGGCGACGGATTCGTCGTGCCGGAAGACGAGGTCGTGGCCCAGACCCGCGCGGGCAAGCAGGTCCTGAACGTGCGCGGCGATGTGAAGGCCCGCGTGATCAAGCCTGTCACGGGCGATGCCGTCGCCGTCGTGGGCGAGAACCGCAAGGTGCTGGTCTTCCCGCTGGACGAGCTGCCCGAGATGGGTCGCGGCAAGGGCGTGCGACTGCAGAAATACAAAGACGGGGGCCTGTCGGATGCCACCACGTTCACCCTGGACGAAGGCCTCTCCTGGCGCGACCCCGCCGGACGGACCCGCACCGTCGAACGCCCCGAGCTCGACGAGTGGATCGCCAAACGCGCCGCCTCGGGACGTATGGCGCCGCGCGGCTTCCCCCGCGACAACACGTTCACCTGA
- a CDS encoding SH3 domain-containing protein, whose product MSRFVLLSFAVLGWSYYELSGGADFEPGWYIEKDADALASAPASAPVADSAQAPREVANVPTAPARNAPASRDTSEDVTRGAQVQLASLRPAAPSDVAAQGRVSDILLTRREDVAMPEVASEASAPSAAEERVADMREVAGTRVNMRLGPGTGHSVVTQLSQGTEVEVLRAEGGWLKLRVVDSKRIGWMADYLVTAAAN is encoded by the coding sequence ATGTCTCGTTTTGTTTTGCTGAGCTTTGCCGTGCTCGGATGGTCCTATTACGAATTGAGCGGCGGCGCTGATTTCGAACCGGGTTGGTACATCGAAAAGGACGCAGATGCGCTGGCCTCCGCTCCGGCCTCTGCGCCTGTCGCCGATTCGGCGCAAGCGCCGCGCGAGGTTGCGAACGTACCCACCGCACCGGCGCGCAACGCCCCGGCATCGCGCGACACTTCCGAAGACGTTACCCGCGGCGCGCAGGTTCAACTGGCCTCGCTCCGCCCCGCAGCACCGAGCGACGTTGCGGCGCAGGGACGCGTTTCCGACATTCTGCTGACCCGTCGCGAAGACGTCGCAATGCCCGAGGTTGCGTCCGAGGCGTCCGCCCCCTCCGCCGCCGAAGAACGCGTCGCCGACATGCGCGAAGTGGCAGGCACGCGGGTCAATATGCGGCTCGGGCCCGGCACCGGACATTCCGTCGTCACGCAGCTGTCGCAGGGCACCGAGGTCGAGGTTTTGCGCGCCGAAGGCGGCTGGCTGAAGCTGCGTGTCGTGGACAGCAAGCGGATCGGCTGGATGGCCGATTACCTGGTGACGGCGGCCGCGAACTGA
- a CDS encoding SDR family NAD(P)-dependent oxidoreductase: protein MTKSILITGCSSGIGLDAARTLSARGWQVFASCRAPDDCARLDAEGLSAPQLDYTDRATFAPALASILEATGGTLDAVFHNGAYAIPAPLEDVPAEAMDAAFQANFLGWHALTREILPIMRKQGHGRIVLNSSVLGFIGMKYRGAYCATKFALEGWADVLRLEMAPENIEVSLIEPGPIDTDFRKNAIRAFERWIDWEASPRADEYRATLLTKLYEGSGGNRFELPASAVTEKLIHAIEADKPRPRYFVTKPTHAMGVLKRLLPTRALDRIVSKG from the coding sequence ATGACCAAGAGCATTCTGATCACCGGTTGTTCCAGCGGGATCGGCCTTGATGCGGCCCGCACCTTGTCCGCACGTGGCTGGCAGGTTTTCGCGTCCTGTCGCGCGCCCGATGATTGCGCGCGCCTCGACGCCGAAGGCCTCAGCGCGCCGCAGCTCGACTACACCGATCGCGCCACCTTCGCCCCGGCGCTCGCGTCGATCCTGGAGGCGACGGGCGGCACGCTCGACGCGGTGTTCCACAATGGCGCCTATGCGATCCCGGCACCTCTCGAGGATGTTCCGGCCGAGGCAATGGATGCTGCCTTTCAGGCCAATTTCCTGGGCTGGCACGCGCTGACGCGAGAAATCCTGCCGATCATGCGCAAGCAGGGACATGGCCGGATCGTTCTGAACTCGTCGGTTCTGGGTTTCATCGGCATGAAATACCGCGGGGCCTATTGCGCGACGAAGTTCGCGCTTGAAGGCTGGGCGGATGTGCTGCGGCTGGAAATGGCGCCCGAGAACATCGAGGTGAGCCTGATCGAACCCGGCCCGATCGACACGGATTTCCGCAAGAACGCCATCCGCGCGTTCGAGCGCTGGATCGACTGGGAGGCGAGCCCGCGCGCTGACGAATATCGCGCGACGCTGCTCACCAAGCTCTACGAGGGGTCGGGCGGCAACCGCTTCGAATTGCCTGCCTCCGCCGTGACCGAAAAACTCATCCATGCCATCGAGGCTGACAAGCCCCGCCCGCGCTATTTCGTCACCAAGCCCACCCATGCGATGGGCGTGCTGAAACGGCTTCTGCCGACCCGTGCGCTCGACCGGATCGTGTCGAAAGGGTAA
- a CDS encoding twin transmembrane helix small protein, translated as MMNDPLFILMAVVMLAVVVILLVGIGGFAKGGEFNRKHANKVMRWRIAAQFIAVLLILLFVWVRRGG; from the coding sequence ATGATGAACGATCCCCTTTTCATTCTGATGGCGGTGGTCATGTTGGCCGTCGTCGTCATCCTGCTCGTCGGTATCGGCGGCTTCGCCAAGGGTGGCGAATTCAATCGCAAACATGCCAACAAGGTCATGCGCTGGCGCATCGCGGCGCAATTCATCGCGGTGCTCTTGATCTTGTTGTTCGTCTGGGTCCGTCGGGGAGGCTGA
- a CDS encoding cob(I)yrinic acid a,c-diamide adenosyltransferase translates to MVVLNRIYTRTGDAGETALGDGTRVAKHAPRVAAYGTVDELNSVVGIARLHAEGDLDAQLARIQNDLFDTGADLCRPDMHKDGEAEYPVLRMVPEQVSRLETEIDAMNKRLEPLRSFILPGGSALAAHLHHCRTVARRAERKTIELSAVESVNEAAVKYLNRLSDWFFVAARIANDDGRADVLWVPGANR, encoded by the coding sequence ATGGTGGTTCTCAATCGCATCTATACACGCACCGGCGATGCCGGTGAGACGGCGCTAGGCGACGGCACGCGCGTGGCCAAGCATGCGCCCCGCGTCGCCGCCTACGGCACGGTGGATGAGCTGAATTCCGTGGTCGGCATCGCCCGGCTGCATGCGGAGGGCGATCTCGACGCGCAATTGGCGCGCATTCAGAACGATCTTTTCGACACCGGCGCCGATCTTTGCCGTCCGGACATGCACAAGGATGGTGAGGCGGAATATCCCGTCCTGCGCATGGTTCCCGAGCAGGTGTCGCGTCTCGAGACGGAAATCGACGCGATGAACAAGCGGTTGGAGCCGCTGCGCAGCTTCATCCTGCCCGGTGGATCGGCCCTCGCGGCGCATCTGCACCATTGCCGGACGGTCGCGCGGCGCGCCGAGCGCAAGACGATAGAGCTGTCGGCAGTGGAATCGGTGAACGAGGCGGCGGTGAAATATCTCAACCGCCTGTCGGACTGGTTCTTCGTCGCCGCCCGTATCGCCAATGACGACGGCCGCGCGGACGTGTTGTGGGTTCCGGGCGCGAACCGGTGA